A window from Micromonospora profundi encodes these proteins:
- the pdxH gene encoding pyridoxamine 5'-phosphate oxidase, which produces MRNEYAAELGLTEADLAGDWHTQFDSWFADAVAFGLPEPNAMVVGTADAAGRPSGRTVLLKGYDSDGFVFFTNHLSRKGVEAAANPYASLVFPWFAMQRQVVVAGRIAPVEAPVTEAYFASRPRGSQLGAWASPQSQVVPDRAALEERYREVAERFADEAVIPPPPNWGGLRVRPDSVEFWQGRAGRLHDRLRFRRTDEGPPGGVPSGDGSWIVERLAP; this is translated from the coding sequence ATGCGTAACGAGTACGCCGCGGAGCTGGGCCTGACCGAGGCCGACCTGGCCGGTGACTGGCACACCCAGTTCGACAGCTGGTTCGCCGACGCGGTTGCCTTCGGGCTACCCGAGCCGAACGCGATGGTGGTGGGCACCGCCGACGCCGCCGGCCGGCCGAGCGGCCGGACCGTGCTGCTGAAGGGGTACGACTCCGACGGCTTCGTCTTCTTCACCAACCACCTGTCCCGCAAGGGAGTCGAGGCGGCTGCCAACCCGTACGCCAGCCTGGTCTTTCCGTGGTTCGCCATGCAGCGGCAGGTGGTCGTGGCGGGCCGGATCGCCCCGGTGGAGGCCCCGGTGACCGAGGCGTACTTCGCCAGCCGGCCGCGCGGCTCCCAGCTGGGCGCCTGGGCCAGCCCGCAGTCGCAGGTGGTGCCGGATCGGGCCGCGCTCGAGGAGCGCTATCGGGAGGTGGCCGAGCGGTTCGCCGACGAGGCCGTCATCCCGCCCCCACCGAACTGGGGTGGCCTGCGGGTCCGGCCCGATTCGGTGGAGTTCTGGCAGGGCCGGGCCGGTCGACTGCACGACAGGTTGCGGTTCCGGCGCACCGACGAGGGGCCACCCGGTGGCGTCCCGAGCGGCGACGGGAGCTGGATCGTCGAGCGGCTGGCACCGTGA